The Sandaracinus amylolyticus genomic interval CGCACCAAGGCGCGATTGATCCTCACGTCGCCGCCCTACGGCGGGACCTACGACTACCACGCGCAGCACGCGCTGCGCCTCGCGTGGCTCGGCCTCGACGCGCGCGCGTTCGCGCGGCGCGAGATGGGCGCGCGTCGCAGCGCTGCGGTCGATCCCGACGAAGCCGCGGAGCAGTGGTGGGACGACGTCGCGGCGATGCTGCGCGGCATGGAGCGCGTGCTCGATCGCGATGGGTTCATCGTGCTCTTGATGGGCGACGGGCGCTTCGGTCAGCTCGACGTGCCGCTGATCCCGCAGCTGATCGAGATCGCGCCGCACGTGGGGCTCGAGCTGGTCGCGAGCGCGTCGCAGCCGCGCCCTGCGTGGGGTGGCGGCGCGACGCGCGAGGAGCACCTCGTCGCGCTCAAGAGAGCGGAACGGCGCCGCTGAGGAGAGCACGAGAGGCTTCTGAGGAGAGCAGGAGTGGAAGGAGGGACCACGTCGAGTGGTCTGCTCGATGCTCGATGCTCGCGGAGCGCTCAGCCGAGCGTTTCCGAGGAGCGCGGGACACGAATCGCGACCCCACGAAGACACTCTCCTCGTGGCCCGGGTGCGCTCGGCACGGCTCGATTGGGAACACTTCCGTGGTGTTCCTAACCCTCCTGCCTTCCTCAGGAATTCTCGGAAGGCGGCGCGTCGAGACGCGATGATAGAGTCGCCGGCGTGAGCAGTGCGGTCGAGGCGCTCGTCGTCGACGAAGAGGTGAGCGCGCCGTCGCGCGGGCGCGTCGCGGAATTCCTGCTCACCGGCGGGATCACGCTGCTGCTCTTCCCGCTCTCGTGGCTGCTGCGCGCGCACGTCGGGCTCGATGCGTCGGAGCTCGCGTTCGGGTTCCTGTTCTTCCACGCGGCGCACGTGATCAACGATCCGCACTTCGCGGTCACCTACCTGCTCTTCTACGACGACGTGCGCGAGCGTGTGCTCGGCGCGTCGATCCCACGTGCGCAGCGGATTCGCTACGTGATCGCGGGGTTCGTGGTGCCGCTCGTGCTCGTGACGTGGGCGGGCGCCGCGATGGTGCTGCGCTCCGCGCAGTCGCTCGGGTGGATGGTGCAGCTGATGTTCGTGCTCGTCGGCTGGCACTACGTGAAGCAGGGCTTCGGCGTGCTCACCGTGCTCTCGATGCGGCGCGGCGTGCGCTTCGATCAGAACGAGCGGCGCGTGATCCTCGCGCACTGCTACGCAGCGTGGATCTACGCGTGGGCGAGCCCCTCGACGCCGGCGGGCGAGTTCGTCGAGAAGGGCGTCGTCTACTGGGCGATGGCGCGCCCCGCGTGGCTCGAGCTCGTCAGTGCGATCGCGCTCGCGATCACGACCGTGCCGTTGGTGATCGTGCTCGCGCGTCGATGGCGGACTCTCCCGCTCGCGCCGCTCTCGGGCTTCCTCGTCACGGTGTGGGCGTGGACCGTGTGGTCCAACGCCGATCCGCTGGTGCGCTACGCGATCCCCGCGCTGCACGCGGTGCAGTACTTCTACTTCGTCGCGCTGATGCGCGGGAATCGCGCGCGCGCCGAGGAGGCACCGCCGACGCTCGGACGTCCCGTCGCGCTGCGGCTCGGTCTGCTCGCGCTCTCCGCGCTCGCGCTCGGATGGCTGCTCTTCCGCGGCGGCCCCGCGCTGCTCGACGACGGGCTCGCGAGCGACGGACCGCTCGGACCGACGCCGTTCTTCGCGGCCTTCTTCGTCGTGGTGAACGTGCACCACTACTTCATGGATCACGTGATCTGGCGCCGAGAGAACCCCGAGGCGCGCTGGCTGCGCTGATCCCCGAGCACGGATCGTCCGCGTCGCTTTTTTGACCGGGATCTCCGTTGCCCCGAAGGTCGCCGCTGGAGGCTCGGCGATGGAAGCAGCGGAGCGTTCGGAGCTGCGGGGAAGGATCCTGGACGGCCGCTATCTCGTCGGCGAGGTCCTCGGGATCGGCGGCACCGCGGTGGTCTTCGAGGCAGAGCGCATCGACGACGGCGCGGACGTCGTCGTCAAGACGCTGCGCCCGATCTTCGTCGACAACCCCGACCTCGTGCGCCGCCTGCGCCGCGAGGGCGAGGTCGCGCGCACCGTCGCGCACCCCGGCATCGTGCCGGTGATCGACGAGGGCGTGCTCCCCGACGGCTCGCCCTACCTCGTGCTCGAGCGCGTGCGCGGCGAGTGCATGGCGCGCCTGCTGCGTCGCGTCGGCACGCTCGCGCCCGAGGTGGTCGGCGCGATCGTCATGCGCGTCGCGACGATCCTCCACGCCGCGCACGCCCACGGCTACGTGCACCGCGACGTGAAGCCCGAGCACATCGTGATGGATCGCGACGTCGACGGATCGCTGCGCGTGCGGCTCCTCGACTTCGGCGTGTGCGCGTCGGATCGCGCGCCCGCCGACGAGCGACAGCGCGAGGTCGGTCGGGTGTTCGGCACGCCGAGCTACGTCTCGCCCGAGCAGGCGTCGGGTGATCCCGACGTCGACGCGCGCGCCGACGTGTTCGGCATGGGCGTGGTGATGTTCGAGGCGCTCACCGGGCGTCTTCCGTTCACGGGATCGAACGTCGCGAACCTGCTGCGCCGCATCATCCGCGAGGACGCGCCGCGCGCCGGGCTCATCCGCCACGATCTCGACTTCGCGTGGGACGAATTCGTCGCCCGTGCGATGGCGCGCGTGCAGGACGATCGGTTCCCGACGATGCGCGCGCTCGCGCGCGGCGTCGCGCCGCTGGTCGGCGATCGACGCATCGCCGAGAGCCGCCTGCTCGCGCTGCTCGAGTCGCGTGGCATCGCCGCCGACGGCGAGCGCACGCGGCCCGACACCGCGGCGATCCGCGCGGCCTGAGCCCATGCCGATCCTGGTGGTGCGTCACGGCGAGGCGATGGCCGCGCACGGAAACGACGAAGAGCGCGTGCTCTCGCTGCGTGGTCGCGACGAGGCGCGCGCGATCGCGAGCGCGCTCTCGCTACGCGGGATGGTGCCCGCGATGATGATCGCGAGCCCGCTCGTGCGCGCGGTGCAGACCGCGGAGCTGCTCGCGCAGGGGCTCGGCTACGCCGGGCTGATCAGCGTCGATCGTGCCTTCGAGCCCCACGGTGACGCGCTGCGCGCCGAGCACCTGCTCACGAGCGTGCCGGGGCTCGTCGTCGCGGTGTCGCACGAGCCCTTCGTGCGCGTGATCACCGCGCGACTGACGGGACAGGCGTCGGTGAAGTCGTTCCGCACCGCGGAGTGCGCGCTGATCGACGGCGGGCGCGTGGTGCTGCGGCTCGACCCCGACACGGCGTGATCGACGGTCACGCCGCGCCGGCGGCGATCGCGTCCTGGAGGCGCGGGTACGCCGGGCGGAAGCCGAGGTCGTCGCGGAGTCGTCGGCCATCGAGCAGCATCTCGAACGCACGCGCGGCCTCGGCCGCCGAGCCGTCGGGCGGCGGCGCGCCGACCGACGCGAACAGCGTGGCGAGATCGGGCGCCTCGTCGTCGACGACGTTGTAGACGCGGTGCGACGGCGACCGCGCGTCGAGGACGCGCGCGACCGCCTGCGCGACGTCGGCGTGGTGACCGAGCGACATGCGCTGCGTCGGCAGGAAGCCGCGCATCATCGGGACCACTTCCTCGACGTGGGGATCGCCGTCGCCGTAGACGAACGGGAGACGGAGCACGCGGACATCGAGGCCCTCGATCGCGAAGAGCGCACGCTCGGCGGCGAGCTTGCTCGCCGGATATCCCGCTGCCGGCGTGCACGGATCGTCCTCGCGCGCGTGGCGCCCGCCGTTCGCGCCGTACACGAGCCCGGTGCTCGTGAACACGAAGCGCCTCACCGACGCGCCGCGTGCGGCGGTCGCGAGGTGCTGCGTGCCGAGGTCGTTGACGGCATGCGCCTGCTCCGGGGTCGCACCGCGGAAGAAGGCGGCGCAGTGCACGACCGCGTCGACGCCGTGCACCGCGGCGTCGAGAGACGCGACGTCGAGCAGGTCGCCCTGCACCAGCTCCACGCCGTGCTCGCGCAGCGACGCGGCACGGCTCGGATCGCGCACGAGCGCGCGAACGTCGTCGCCTCGCGAGGCGAGGCGGCGAGCGAGGCGACTTCCGACCTTTCCGGTCGCTCCGGTGACGAGGATCTTCATGCGCCGACCGTAGCGACCCGCGCGGCGCGCGGATTGGAGAAAGCGGACCACGACGCGCGCCCCTTGTGCAGCGAGCGCGCGACGCCATGCTCAGCGCCATGCACGTCGATCGCCGATCTCTCGCTCCGAGCAGCGCGCCGACCGCATCGGTCGTCGACGCGTTGCTCGTGCACGAGCCCGAGGCGGACGCGCCGCACGTGCTGATCCCGCGCGCCGAGATCGAGATCATCGTCCGCTTCGGCCCCACCGCGCGGAGAGGGATCGACGCACACGCGCTCGGCGCGAGGGAGCGCGTTCGTCGCAAGGTCGTGCGCGGGACGCACCGCAGCGTGAGCGCGCGCCTTCGTCTGGGCGCGTCCGAGGCCGTGCTCGGCGTGCCCGCGTCGGAGATCGCAGGACGCGTCGTCGCGCTCGAGGATCTCTGGGGCGAGGCCGCGGCGCGCCACCTGTTCGAGCGGCTCGCCGCGTCGCGCGACGCGCTCGAGGCCGCGACGATCCTCGATGCCGCGATCGCCGAGCGCGTGCGGACCGATGCGCGGCCGTGCTCGCGTCTCGCGCTCGACGCCGCGGCGAAGCTGCGCGACGCGTCCTCCGTCGGTGCGAACGTACAGGACGTGGCGGACGAGCTCGGCGTGACCGCGCGCCACCTCCGCCGCGTGTTCCGCGACGCGTTCGGGATCGCGCCGAAGGCGTTCGCGAAGCTCGCGCGCTTCCACCGCGCGCTCGGTGCTGCGCGCTCGGACGATCGCGTCGCCTGGGCGACGATCGCGGCCCGCGCCGGCTACTGCGATCAGGCGCACCTGATCGCCGAATTCCGCGCGATCGCGGGCGCGCCTCCGCGCGCGCTGATCGGCGAGCTCGGGTCGGCCGCGTCGATCGGCTGAGCGCCGCGATCGATCACGTCAGGCGGCGCTTGTAGCGCTCGCCCCACTCGCGCATGCCGAGCAGGATCGGCTCGAGGCTGCGACCGAACGCCGTGAGCTCGTACTCCACGCGCGGCGGGACCTCGGCGTAGACGGTGCGCGAGACGAGCCCGTCCTCCTCGAGCTCGCGGAGCTGCAGCGTGAGCATGCGCTCCGAGCAGTTCGGTACGCGGCGGCGCAGCTCGCCGAACCGCAGCTTCCCGCCGAGCAGCCAGTAGAGCACCACGCCCTTCCAGCGCCCGCCGATCACGCCGAGCGTCGCCTCGACCGCGCAGTTCGAGCGCTGATCGTCGCCGCGCTTACTTCCCTTCTTGATAGTACCGGCGGTCTTTGTACGTACTTGCGACATCGGAAGCAGGGTACGAGAGACCGGCGCGCCTCACGAGGAGAAGACGAACATGAAGGCCTACGAGCTCCGTCCCGCCCCCGAGAACGACGCGCTGGTGCTCACCGATCGACCCTCGCCGCCGCTCGGCGCGCGCGACGTGCGGGTGCGGGTGCGCGCGGCCTCGCTCAACTATCGCGACCTGATCGTCCGCCGGAACGCGAAGAGCAGGAAGGCGTCGGTCGTGCCGCTCTCCGACGGCGCCGGCGAGGTGATCGAGGTCGGCGCGGAGGTCACGCGATGGAAGATCGGCGATCGCGTCGCGGCGTCGTTCTTCCCCACCTGGCAGAGCGGGCTGCTCTCCGACTTCCATCACGCGAACGCGCTCGGCGGTGGGCGCGACGGGATGCTCGCGGAGGAGGTCGTGCTCGACGAGTCGGCGTGGGTCGCGATCCCGTCGCACCTCTCGTTCGAGCAGGCCTCGACGCTGCCGTGCGCAGCGGTGACGGCGTGGCACGCGCTCTTCGAGACCACGCACGTGGTCGCGCCGGGCGACGTGGTGCTCGTGCAGGGCACCGGCGGCGTCTCGGTGTTCGCGCTGCAGCTCGCGAAGGCCGCGGGCGCGCAGGTGATCCTCACGTCGAAGAGCGCGGAGAAGCGCGAGCGGGCGCGCGCGCTGGGCGCCGATCACGTGATCGACTACGTCGCGGAGCCGAAGTGGGGAGAGCGCGCGAAGGCGCTCACCGGCGGACGCGGCGTGGACCTCGCCGTCGAGGTCGGTGGGCCCGGCACGTTCGACCAGTCCGTCGCCTCGCTGCGCTACGGCGGCACGATGGGCCTGATCGGCGTGCTCACCGGGACGCGCGGCGAGATCGACACGTACGCGCTCTTCCACAAGGCGCTGCGCGTCGCGGGTGTGTACGTGGGCTCGGTCGCGATGTTCGAGGCACTGAGCCGCGCGCTCGAGGCGGCGAAGATCGAGCCGGTGATCGATCGTGTGGTCCCGTGGCGCGACGCGCGCGAGGCGTACGCGCGGCTCGCGAGCGGAGAGCACTTCGGGAAGGTCGTGCTCGCGATCGACTGAGCGGACGACGACGAGGCGTGGTGCGCAGGCCCTTGTGGCGATGAGGCGCGCGAGCATGTCCTCGCACGATGACGCGTGTGTGGATGTGCCTCGCCGCGACCGTCGTGATCGGCTGCGGCTCGTCTTCGGAGGAGAGCGCCGAGCGAGCCGCGCCTGCGCCGCAGCAGGCTGCGACGACGGCGATCCCCGATCCCGCGCCGGCCCAGGCGCTCGGCGGGATCCAAGCGCTGCCCGAGGCGCGGTTCGAGCGGCGCGAGGCGCTGCTCGGCCGCGCGCTCTTCCACGATCCGCGCTTGTCCGGTGATGGCTCGGTCGCGTGCGTCACGTGCCATCAGCTCGAGCACGGCGGCGCCGAGCCGCGGCGCACGTCGATCGGGATCGGCGGTCAGGTCGGCCCGATCAACTCGCCGCCGGTGCTGAACGCGGCGCTCAACTTCGTGCAGTTCTGGGACGGACGCGCGCCCGATCTCGAGACGCAGTGCGCGGGGCCGATCACGAACCCGCTCGAGATGGGCTCGAGCTGGGATCGTGTGCTCTCCGTCATCCAGAACGATCCGACGTACGCGGCGGAGTTCGCGGCGGTGTTCGGCGGCGAGCGCCCGATCTCGCAGGAGAACGTGCAGAGCGCGATCGCCGAGTACGAGCGCATGTTGATCACGCCGGGTCGCTTCGACCGCTTCGTGCGCGGCGACGCGAGCGCGCTGACCGACGAGGAGCGTCGCGGCTACGCGCTCTTCGTGAGCGTCGGGTGCACCGCGTGCCACACCGGACCGAACCTCGGCGGCACGATGTACCAGCGCATGGGCCTGGTGCGCGACTACTTCCAGGACGTCGGGAGGCCGCTCACCGAGGCCGACATGGGCTGTTACAACGTCACGCACGACGAAGCGGATCGTCATCGCTTCAAGGTGCCGACGCTGCGCAACGTCGCGCTCACCGCGCCGTACCTGCACGACGGATCGCAGGCGACGTTGCCCGAGGTGGTGCGCGTGATGGGCCGCTACCAGCTCGGCCGCGAGCTGAGCGACGAGCAGGTGCGCTCGATCGTCGCGTTCCTGAACTCGCTGAGCGGCGAGGTCCCGCGCGACGCGTTCCCGGAGACGCCCACCGCGACCCCGAGCGCGCCGCCACCGCCCGACAGCGAGACTCCGCCCGCCGAGCGCCCGAGCAGCGAAGCGCCGACCGCGCGGTGATCGACGAATGCGTGCTCCGAGCACGCATCTCGCATCGCGCGCCGCGCCCCGGATACGCTCTCGTTCCGTCGATCTCCCTCGTTCTGCGCTCAGAACTTCCAGGCTCCCAAGGCGTCTAGGGCGCCCGTGGTCAGTGGTAGCCTGGCTCACGAGGGAGGCTCTGGATGAGGCGACACCACGTCGTGATCGTGGGGGTGGTCGCGCTCGCGCTGGTCGCGTGTGGGCACCGCACCGAAGCGGTGGACGCCACGGTCGCGACGCTGCGCACGGTGCGCGGAGACGTGCGCGCGGGGGAGGACGTCGCGGGTCCTCGCGCGCGGGTCGCGCCCGGTGCGATCGTCACGACGGGTGAGGCCTCGCGCGCTCGCCTCGAGCTCGACGGAGGCGGCGCGCTGCTGCTCGATCAGGGCGCGCGCCTCACCGTCGCCGCCGAGGACGCGATCGCGATCGACGCCGGGCGCGTCTACCTGCGCGCGCACCCCGGCGACGCCGTCGCGATTACGATCGGCGAGGCCGCGCTGCGCGCCGCCGATGCCGCGCTCTCGATCGAGCCGACGCGCGTCTACGTGGTGCGCGGCGAGATCAGCTATCGCGTCGGCGCGCATCGCGGCGTGATCCGCGCCGGCGAAGAAATGGCACTCGGTGCCACTTCTTCCGGCCCGCCCGCGATCACGCCCGCGACGTTGTGGAGCGACTGGACCGGCGGCCTCGTGCGGCCCGGGCCCGACGGCGGCGACGTCGCGCCCGGCATGGGCATGCTCGAGGCGCGTGTGCCCGACGAGATCGGCGTCGCGCGCTGGGCGCTCACGATCCGCCGCCTCGACGTGCGCGTGCGCGTCGACGGCGACCTCGCGATCACCGAGGTCGAGCAGGAGTTCTTCAACCCCGCGAGCGAGACCGTCGAGGGCCTCTATCGCGTGTCGGTGCCCGAGGGCGCGGTGCTGCAGCGCTTCGCGGTCGATCGCGACGGCACGATGGTCGAGGGCTACGTGCGCGAGCAGCAGCAGGCGCGCGTGGCGTACGAAGCGCAGGTCTATCGCGGCTCGACCGACGATCCCGCGCTGCTCGAGTGGGACGCCGCGGGACGCTATCGCGCGCGGATCTATCCGATCGCGCCCGGCGAGGTGCGGCGCATCGCGATCCGCTACGCGGAGTGGCTCGGGGCCGCGCGCGAAGGTGGGCCGCGCCTCTATCGCTACCCGATGGGCGCGGGCGATCGCGCGCCGCACGTGCAGGAGATGTCGTTCGTCGCCGATCTCGCGCGCGCCGGTGCGCCGCACGTGCGCGCGGGCATGGGCGCGGTGGTCGAGGGCGACTCGGTGGTGCTCCGGCGCAGCGACTTCCGTCCGCGCAGCGATCTCTGGCTCGAGCTGACGAGCGACGAAAGCGGGCGCGCTCAGCGCGCGTACCGCGCGCGCCACGAGCCGCCGCCGCGCGCCCCGGGATCGCGCGCGATCGTCCACGAGGCCGACGAGCGCGACTACTGGTTCCTGCCGCTGCGACTGCCCGCGCGGCTGACCGAGCGCACGAGCGAAGGCGGGATCGATCTCGTCGTGGTCGCCGACGTGAGCGCCGCGACGGATCGATCGCACCTCGAGCTCGGTCGCAGCGTGGTCGAGTCGATCGCGGCGCACCTCGGGCCGCGCGATCGACTGAGCATCGTGGGCGCCGATCTCGCGATCCGTCCGCTGATCGAGGGCGAGGGCGCGACCGCGCTCGGACCGGCGAGCGGCGAGCGCGTCGAGGCGCTGCTCGAAGGGCTCTCGCGCGTGCCCGCGGGCGGCGCGACCGATCTCGGCGCGGCGATCGCGGAGGCCGCGGCGCTGCTCGATCCTGCGCGACCGGGCGCCGTGGTGTACGTCGGCGACGGTGCGCCGACCGTCGGTGAGCTCGGCGCGGAGCAGCTGCTCGAGCACTTCGCGCGGCTGCCGCATCCGGTGCGTCTGTACGCGATCGGCGTGGGCTCGAGCGCGAGCCGAAGCCCGGGCGCGCATTGCGCGACCGCGCGTGAGGCCAATGCATCCGACGGCCCGCTCGGGGCCGTTGGATGCAGCAACCTCGATCTGCTCGACGCGCTCACCCAGGGCGGTGGGCTCGCGCTGCGCGTCGAGGAGCGCGGGCAGTCCGCCGAGGCGGCGCTCGACGTGCTCGCGCACGCGCAGCGTCCGCTGCTCTCGCGCGTGACGGTCGAGCTCGGCACCGGCATCGACAACGTGTTCCCGCGGCGTCCGGTCGATCTCACGTCGGGCGACGTGCTCGCGATCGTCGGTCGGGTGCGCGACGACCCGCCGAGCGAGATCGTCGTGCGCGGCGAGGTCGCGGGCGCGCCGTTCGAGGAGCGCATCGCGGTGAGCACCGAGACGCGCGCCGAGACGGTGGATCTGCGGCTGCGCTGGGCGGGCGAGCGCCTCCATCAGCTCTTGCTCGGAGGCGCGAGCCGCGAGGAGATCGCGGAGCTCGGCACGCGGTACGGGCTGATCACGCCGTTCACCAGCTACTACGTGCCGAGCGCGCGCGAGCTGCGCGAGATGGGGCAGCTCTCGCGACTGCTGCGTCACGAGCCGCTCGTCGACCCGAGCGTGGCCGCGGAGGAGTCGACGCTCGCGCAGATCGCGCTCGGCATCGCGCTCGGTCCGCTCGCGCTCACGGGCTGCACCACCAGCGCCGAGCCGCCGACTGGATCGAGTGCGACGAGCGACCCCGGTGCGCTCGAGGAGGTCGAAGAATCGCCGCCGCCGCAGCAGCCGGGAGCGACGGAGACCGCGACGAGCACGCAGACCGAGAGCGCGCGCTACGGCGTCGAGGGCAACGGCGCGAGCGCGGCGGTGCCGCTCGGTCAGGAACGCGTCGACGCGCCGCAGCCCGCGCCCGCGCCGCCGCCCGCGACGACGGCGCCCGTGCTGCCCGCGGAGCCCGAGGCCGCGGCGGCGCCGGTCACCGGCGCGACCACCGATCGCGCGCCGGCGCGCAGGGCGGAGCCCTCCCCCGACGAGATCCGCAGTCAGCTCGATGCGCTCGGCTACGCCCCGGCGGACGGCTACGGCGGCCTCGGTATCCGCGGCACCGGCCGCGGCGGAGGTGGCAGCGGCGAAGGCACGATCGGCCTCGGCAACCTCGGCGCGATGGGGCACGGCGCCGGCGACGGAACCGGCCAGGGCTACGGCTCGGGCGCGGGCGGCTCCAGCGGTCGTCGCGCCGCGGTGCCGCAGGTGCGGTTCGGTCAGGCCGAGGTGCGCGGCGCGCTCTCGAGCGAGGTGATCCGTCGCGTCGTGCGACGGCACGTCAACGAGGTGCGCTTCTGCTACGAGCAGGAGCTCGCGGCGCGCCCCGATCTCGAAGGGCGCGTCACCGTCGGCTTCGTCATCGGCGCCACCGGCGCCGTGCAGGGCGCGGGCGTGACCGACAGCTCGCTCGGCAACCCGCGCGTCGAGGGATGCATCGCGCAGGCGGTGCGTCGCTGGACGTTCCCTTCGCCCGACGGCGGCGGCGTGGTCGCGGTGACGTATCCGTTCGTGCTCGAGTCCTCCGGCGGGTCGGGCGCGTACATCCAGCCCACGTCGACGACGACGCGCACGACGACGACGATCATCGTCACCACCACGACCGCCGACGATCACGCGCGGCGTCGCTGCAGCGACGCGGCGTCGCGCTCGCTCGACGATCGCCGCGCGCTGTGGCGCGAGCGGCTCGAGCAAGCGAGCGG includes:
- a CDS encoding serine/threonine-protein kinase translates to MEAAERSELRGRILDGRYLVGEVLGIGGTAVVFEAERIDDGADVVVKTLRPIFVDNPDLVRRLRREGEVARTVAHPGIVPVIDEGVLPDGSPYLVLERVRGECMARLLRRVGTLAPEVVGAIVMRVATILHAAHAHGYVHRDVKPEHIVMDRDVDGSLRVRLLDFGVCASDRAPADERQREVGRVFGTPSYVSPEQASGDPDVDARADVFGMGVVMFEALTGRLPFTGSNVANLLRRIIREDAPRAGLIRHDLDFAWDEFVARAMARVQDDRFPTMRALARGVAPLVGDRRIAESRLLALLESRGIAADGERTRPDTAAIRAA
- a CDS encoding cytochrome-c peroxidase, producing the protein MTRVWMCLAATVVIGCGSSSEESAERAAPAPQQAATTAIPDPAPAQALGGIQALPEARFERREALLGRALFHDPRLSGDGSVACVTCHQLEHGGAEPRRTSIGIGGQVGPINSPPVLNAALNFVQFWDGRAPDLETQCAGPITNPLEMGSSWDRVLSVIQNDPTYAAEFAAVFGGERPISQENVQSAIAEYERMLITPGRFDRFVRGDASALTDEERRGYALFVSVGCTACHTGPNLGGTMYQRMGLVRDYFQDVGRPLTEADMGCYNVTHDEADRHRFKVPTLRNVALTAPYLHDGSQATLPEVVRVMGRYQLGRELSDEQVRSIVAFLNSLSGEVPRDAFPETPTATPSAPPPPDSETPPAERPSSEAPTAR
- a CDS encoding winged helix-turn-helix transcriptional regulator, whose translation is MSQVRTKTAGTIKKGSKRGDDQRSNCAVEATLGVIGGRWKGVVLYWLLGGKLRFGELRRRVPNCSERMLTLQLRELEEDGLVSRTVYAEVPPRVEYELTAFGRSLEPILLGMREWGERYKRRLT
- a CDS encoding NAD-dependent epimerase/dehydratase family protein, whose protein sequence is MKILVTGATGKVGSRLARRLASRGDDVRALVRDPSRAASLREHGVELVQGDLLDVASLDAAVHGVDAVVHCAAFFRGATPEQAHAVNDLGTQHLATAARGASVRRFVFTSTGLVYGANGGRHAREDDPCTPAAGYPASKLAAERALFAIEGLDVRVLRLPFVYGDGDPHVEEVVPMMRGFLPTQRMSLGHHADVAQAVARVLDARSPSHRVYNVVDDEAPDLATLFASVGAPPPDGSAAEAARAFEMLLDGRRLRDDLGFRPAYPRLQDAIAAGAA
- a CDS encoding SixA phosphatase family protein — protein: MPILVVRHGEAMAAHGNDEERVLSLRGRDEARAIASALSLRGMVPAMMIASPLVRAVQTAELLAQGLGYAGLISVDRAFEPHGDALRAEHLLTSVPGLVVAVSHEPFVRVITARLTGQASVKSFRTAECALIDGGRVVLRLDPDTA
- a CDS encoding zinc-dependent alcohol dehydrogenase family protein — translated: MKAYELRPAPENDALVLTDRPSPPLGARDVRVRVRAASLNYRDLIVRRNAKSRKASVVPLSDGAGEVIEVGAEVTRWKIGDRVAASFFPTWQSGLLSDFHHANALGGGRDGMLAEEVVLDESAWVAIPSHLSFEQASTLPCAAVTAWHALFETTHVVAPGDVVLVQGTGGVSVFALQLAKAAGAQVILTSKSAEKRERARALGADHVIDYVAEPKWGERAKALTGGRGVDLAVEVGGPGTFDQSVASLRYGGTMGLIGVLTGTRGEIDTYALFHKALRVAGVYVGSVAMFEALSRALEAAKIEPVIDRVVPWRDAREAYARLASGEHFGKVVLAID
- a CDS encoding helix-turn-helix domain-containing protein; protein product: MHVDRRSLAPSSAPTASVVDALLVHEPEADAPHVLIPRAEIEIIVRFGPTARRGIDAHALGARERVRRKVVRGTHRSVSARLRLGASEAVLGVPASEIAGRVVALEDLWGEAAARHLFERLAASRDALEAATILDAAIAERVRTDARPCSRLALDAAAKLRDASSVGANVQDVADELGVTARHLRRVFRDAFGIAPKAFAKLARFHRALGAARSDDRVAWATIAARAGYCDQAHLIAEFRAIAGAPPRALIGELGSAASIG
- a CDS encoding AgmX/PglI C-terminal domain-containing protein, encoding MRRHHVVIVGVVALALVACGHRTEAVDATVATLRTVRGDVRAGEDVAGPRARVAPGAIVTTGEASRARLELDGGGALLLDQGARLTVAAEDAIAIDAGRVYLRAHPGDAVAITIGEAALRAADAALSIEPTRVYVVRGEISYRVGAHRGVIRAGEEMALGATSSGPPAITPATLWSDWTGGLVRPGPDGGDVAPGMGMLEARVPDEIGVARWALTIRRLDVRVRVDGDLAITEVEQEFFNPASETVEGLYRVSVPEGAVLQRFAVDRDGTMVEGYVREQQQARVAYEAQVYRGSTDDPALLEWDAAGRYRARIYPIAPGEVRRIAIRYAEWLGAAREGGPRLYRYPMGAGDRAPHVQEMSFVADLARAGAPHVRAGMGAVVEGDSVVLRRSDFRPRSDLWLELTSDESGRAQRAYRARHEPPPRAPGSRAIVHEADERDYWFLPLRLPARLTERTSEGGIDLVVVADVSAATDRSHLELGRSVVESIAAHLGPRDRLSIVGADLAIRPLIEGEGATALGPASGERVEALLEGLSRVPAGGATDLGAAIAEAAALLDPARPGAVVYVGDGAPTVGELGAEQLLEHFARLPHPVRLYAIGVGSSASRSPGAHCATAREANASDGPLGAVGCSNLDLLDALTQGGGLALRVEERGQSAEAALDVLAHAQRPLLSRVTVELGTGIDNVFPRRPVDLTSGDVLAIVGRVRDDPPSEIVVRGEVAGAPFEERIAVSTETRAETVDLRLRWAGERLHQLLLGGASREEIAELGTRYGLITPFTSYYVPSARELREMGQLSRLLRHEPLVDPSVAAEESTLAQIALGIALGPLALTGCTTSAEPPTGSSATSDPGALEEVEESPPPQQPGATETATSTQTESARYGVEGNGASAAVPLGQERVDAPQPAPAPPPATTAPVLPAEPEAAAAPVTGATTDRAPARRAEPSPDEIRSQLDALGYAPADGYGGLGIRGTGRGGGGSGEGTIGLGNLGAMGHGAGDGTGQGYGSGAGGSSGRRAAVPQVRFGQAEVRGALSSEVIRRVVRRHVNEVRFCYEQELAARPDLEGRVTVGFVIGATGAVQGAGVTDSSLGNPRVEGCIAQAVRRWTFPSPDGGGVVAVTYPFVLESSGGSGAYIQPTSTTTRTTTTIIVTTTTADDHARRRCSDAASRSLDDRRALWRERLEQASGTWGWVDVYRTAIRDCETPGWRDRRALLSLMLARAGSLATMIELYQQMTEGSARGYLRGEILRRVRSPEDLRLVRNAFGLSGGVDWSLVEQVLARATTPAARLRALRELVAQRPDSLDLQLRLLEELEHQQRMPEAFRLASTMRLDPLADAGVRTAIGEMYLRHDREPDARRAFSEIVEFAPLDELARRRLGDLYRAHGWYDDAYRQYATLSAIRPDDPGVLLLLAQAAAGAGRVDEALRLEQRLMETAEPGAREGLARIAQLWSSVRFAKLREDARRNADEARLASLVARMRRSGVLRGAGDMRVSLTWSHPDAQLALWAAHPGLSPTRPEDLAPELGIEAFDVAEQESGPYRIEVRRSSRDRLGAIEGELVVVWHEGRPDERIQVIPLRFDAERRAMAWTITGTNIAETTPLETTTLATRGNR